The genomic window GGTCGTCTCGGACGTCGCGGCCCCCGACGAGCGCTGGGTGTACGAGCGCGAGACGTGCCGGCGGTGCGGGACGCCCGTGCGGAGCTGGACCCTCACCGGCCGCACCGCCTACGCCTGCCCCGTCGACCAGCGCTGACGTTCGCTCTCCTCCCGCCGAAGGCACACCTCGCGCCCTCGCGCGGGCGTGGTCCGGGCGCGAGGTGTGCCTCGCGCAGAGGAGGAGGCACGGGAAGGGCGCGAGGTGTGCCTTCGGCGGGAGGAGAGCGCGTCAGTCGGGCAGGCGGGCCCGCAGGTGCTCCAGCTCGCGCTCGGCGGCGGCGACGCGCTCGTCCGCGCCGTGGGCGGCGCGCTCGGCGGCCCGCAGCGCCTCCCCGGCCGACGACAGCTGCTCGCCGACGGCGTCCAGCTTCGCCCGCAGGTCGTCGCGGCGGCGGGTGAGGTCGTCGTGACGGCGCCGGGCCGAGGACAGGTCCGCGGTCGTCGAGCCCGCCTCGTCCCGGGCGTCGTCGAGCTCGGTGCGCGCCGCCTCCACCGCCTCGCGCAGCTCGGCCAGTTCCCGTTCCCGGCGTTCGGCCTCGACGCGCTCGCGCTCGGCCTGCCGGGCGGCCTTCTCCTCCCGGCGGGCCTTCAGCTCGTCCCGCGGGACCGGCTGTCGTCGAACGGGTCCCGCCCCCGCCCGGGGGACCCCGGCGTCGGTGGCGGTGGCCCCGTCCAGGTCGACGGCACCGGAGGCCCCGCCGAAGCCCGTCGACTCCAGGGGCCGCACCAGCAACCCCGAGCGGACGGCGTCGGCGGCCGCGGGGTCGCTCATCGCCGCCCGCAACGTCGCGACCACCTTCTCGCCCGCGTCGAGCGACAGCTTCACGCCCGCCTCGCGGGTCAGGCGCCCCGCCTGCACCCGCACCGCGTCCAGCACCCTGCCCTGCTGCACGCTCATCTCCCGCAGCTCGGACCCGGCCAGCGAGGCCGTCGCCTCCCGCATCGCCGCGCCGAGCTGCAGCAGCTGCTCGACCTCCTCGCGCGCCCGCCGGACCAGCAGGTTCACGGCCCACGCCGGGACCGGGGGCTTCCTCAGGCCACCGATGCGGGCGGCGAGGTCGCGGTCCCCCTCGGCGCGGGCCCGGCGCGCGCAGGCGTCGCGCGTCGCGGTGAACTCCACGGGCGGGGAGCCGTAGAGGTCGTCGAGCACGTCAGCGAGGTCCACGAGGAGCATCCTCGCGCGCGACCTGGCAGCATCGCCGCCGATGAGCACCGCGAACGCCTCCCAGCCCGCACCCGTCGACGTCCCGATCGACGTCGAGTACCTCACGGCGACGTTGATGGAGATGCTGCGCATCCCGAGCCCCTCGGGGCGCACCGACGCCGTCATGCAGGCCGTCGGGGACCACATCGTGGCCCTGGGGCTGCCGTTCGACCTCACGCGCCGCGGCATCCTGCGGGCCACGCTGTCCGGGGGCACCGACACGGTCCGCCGGGCCGTCGTCGTGCACGCCGACACCATCGGGCTGATGGTCAAGCAGGTCAAACCGTCCGGCCGCCTGGAGGTCGTGCCGGTCGGCAGCCACAGCGCCCGGTTCTCCGAGGGCGCCCACGTGACGATCTTCACCGACGACCACGACCGCACCTACACCGGGACGGTCCTGCCGTTGAAGAGCAGCGGGCACACCTTCGGCGACGAGATCGACACCCAGGGCGTGGGGTGGCCCTACGTCGAGGTCCGCATCGACGAGCCGGTGGACTGCGCCGCCGACGTGCGCGCCCTCGGGATCGAGGTCGGCGACCACGTGGCCCTCGACGCCTCCCCGCAGCTGACCCGCGGCGGGTACGTGAAGTCGCGCCACCTCGACGACAAGGCCGGGCTCGCGGCGTGCCTGGCCGCGCTGAAGGCCCTCCGGGACGCCGACCTGCCGCTCGCGGTGAGCGCGCAGTTCCTCGTCACCATCGGCGAGGAGGTCGGCTTCGGCGCCACCCACGGCCTCGCGCCCGACGTCGCCGAGCTCGTCGCCGTGGACAACGCGGTCGTCGCCGCGGGGCAGAACTCCCGCGAGGAGCTCGCGAGCATCGCGATGCTCGACATGACCGGACCCTTCGACTACCACCTGACCCGGCGCCTGCACGCCCTGGCCCGCGAGCACGCGATCCCCGCGGTGCGCGACGTCTACCGGCACTACCGCTCCGACGCCGCAC from Kineococcus rhizosphaerae includes these protein-coding regions:
- a CDS encoding osmoprotectant NAGGN system M42 family peptidase, with product MSTANASQPAPVDVPIDVEYLTATLMEMLRIPSPSGRTDAVMQAVGDHIVALGLPFDLTRRGILRATLSGGTDTVRRAVVVHADTIGLMVKQVKPSGRLEVVPVGSHSARFSEGAHVTIFTDDHDRTYTGTVLPLKSSGHTFGDEIDTQGVGWPYVEVRIDEPVDCAADVRALGIEVGDHVALDASPQLTRGGYVKSRHLDDKAGLAACLAALKALRDADLPLAVSAQFLVTIGEEVGFGATHGLAPDVAELVAVDNAVVAAGQNSREELASIAMLDMTGPFDYHLTRRLHALAREHAIPAVRDVYRHYRSDAAPALEAGIEARHALLGFGLDSSHGHERAHVDGLVALARLLVVYLQSGLTFDDWDRAEAGPLADFPSHSVQPADLEPVDRTVVAD